The sequence below is a genomic window from Leptospira ryugenii.
GGCTGACCATCATTGCAGAATGCAAAAAAGGCTCACCTAGTGCGGGCGTTTTACGAGCCGACTACAATGCCAAGTCCATAGCGAAAGTCTATTCTGACAGTGGAGCCAGTGCCATTTCAGTCCTTACAGATCGAGATTATTTTTTTGGCTCTTTATCGGATCTCTCTGAAGTCGCAACTTCTGTTGCCTTGCCAGTGATCCGCAAAGACTTTATCATCGATGAATCACAAATTGAGGAAGCCTACGCTTATGGGGCATCTGCTATCCTTCTCATTGTCCGCATTTTGGATCAAAAGAGGTTAGGGGAACTCTTTCAATTTGCAAAAGGAAAAGGATTGGGTGTACTTGTCGAAACGCATAACCGAGAAGAGGTGGAGAGGTGTCTTTCCTTAGGAATCGACGTCATAGGTATCAATACTCGAGACTTGGATACCTTTACCATCCACCCAGAACTGGTGGAGGAACTAGCACCTTTGGTTCCGAAGACAAAGGTCTGTGTTGCTGAATCTGGCATCCAAGGACCCGAGGATTTTTTCCAATACCAAAGTAAAGTAGACTCAGTGCTCATTGGGACTTATTTTATGAAACAAGCGGACATTGCATCCGCCTTTTCGGGATTACTTAACAAATCCCTCATATAGAAATAGAAGCCACTCTGGGCTTCCATTCGTTCTAAAGTTTTTCCAATTTCTTTGATTCTATCCACTGGTAGATTTTAAATGGAAAGAATAGAAACCTATCAAAGAATCGAGTGAGTTGAAAGATAAGGGAAGGATATACAGACTCTGCGTCGGAACGGATTCCATTTACAATCTTTTTGGCAACCGTACTTGCTGCTTGGCTCGGAAAAGGAATAGGAACCTTTTCTCCGGCTGCATTGAAAAATTGAGTTCTAGTGGCAATCGGATAGACAACCATAATCTTCGAGTCGTGTTTCATCTCATACCGATACGCGCTCATAAACGAATGAACAGCAGCTTTTGTGGATGAATAAATCGCATAACCAGGCAAGGCCAAATGGCTCATAGCGGAGGCAGTCACAACAAAAAGAAATGGATTTTGTAAAGTCCGATTCAATTCGCAGACAGTAAAAATTGGTGAATATACGTTTGTTTTGTAAATTTTA
It includes:
- a CDS encoding indole-3-glycerol phosphate synthase TrpC, with protein sequence MLQSIVNTKEREIKNISLSSLPKRAIPVYPFAERLKSDRLTIIAECKKGSPSAGVLRADYNAKSIAKVYSDSGASAISVLTDRDYFFGSLSDLSEVATSVALPVIRKDFIIDESQIEEAYAYGASAILLIVRILDQKRLGELFQFAKGKGLGVLVETHNREEVERCLSLGIDVIGINTRDLDTFTIHPELVEELAPLVPKTKVCVAESGIQGPEDFFQYQSKVDSVLIGTYFMKQADIASAFSGLLNKSLI
- a CDS encoding SDR family NAD(P)-dependent oxidoreductase, whose amino-acid sequence is MDINHKRIVLTGAGSGIGKELLSQLQSFTGVKILAADLKIEGIPSNDQVIPIQSDTSDETNLRHLIKEAERLIGGIDIFIANAGFAYYERIQKSDWMRIDKIYKTNVYSPIFTVCELNRTLQNPFLFVVTASAMSHLALPGYAIYSSTKAAVHSFMSAYRYEMKHDSKIMVVYPIATRTQFFNAAGEKVPIPFPSQAASTVAKKIVNGIRSDAESVYPSLIFQLTRFFDRFLFFPFKIYQWIESKKLEKL